A genome region from Geodermatophilus bullaregiensis includes the following:
- a CDS encoding NDMA-dependent alcohol dehydrogenase, whose translation MKTKGAILWGVGEEWSVEEIELGDPREGEVQVQLAASGLCHSDEHLVNGATPVAFYPVIGGHEGSGVVTKVGPGVTGLQEGDHVVTAFIPACGQCPPCSKGMQNLCDLGANLLAGTAISDGTYRVQAKGKDVIPMCLLGTFSPYMTVHQASVVKIEPDIPLEVAALVGCGVTTGWGSATKVADVRPGENVVVMGAGGVGMNAVQGAAAAGAKRVMVIEPVARKREWAMDLGATHVFENAEEATEKVNELTWGRMADKTIITVGDIQGEDIQTALSLTGKGGRAVVTGMGNAANTDVKLSLFELTLLQKDLQGAIFGGLAPRAAIPELLALYQEGQLKLDDLVTTRYSLEDINQGYEDMRDGKNIRGMVVYTDADR comes from the coding sequence TTGAAGACCAAGGGCGCGATCCTGTGGGGTGTCGGCGAGGAGTGGTCGGTCGAGGAGATCGAGCTGGGTGACCCCCGTGAGGGCGAGGTCCAGGTCCAGCTGGCCGCCTCCGGGCTCTGCCACAGCGACGAGCACCTGGTCAACGGCGCCACGCCGGTCGCGTTCTACCCGGTCATCGGCGGGCACGAGGGCTCCGGCGTGGTCACCAAGGTGGGGCCCGGCGTCACCGGGCTGCAGGAGGGCGACCACGTCGTCACCGCCTTCATCCCCGCGTGCGGGCAGTGCCCGCCGTGCTCGAAGGGCATGCAGAACCTCTGCGACCTCGGCGCCAACCTGCTGGCCGGGACGGCCATCTCCGACGGCACCTACCGGGTGCAGGCGAAGGGCAAGGACGTCATCCCGATGTGCCTGCTCGGGACGTTCTCGCCCTACATGACCGTGCACCAGGCGTCGGTGGTGAAGATCGAGCCCGACATCCCGCTGGAGGTCGCGGCGCTGGTCGGCTGCGGTGTCACCACCGGCTGGGGCTCGGCCACCAAGGTCGCCGACGTGCGGCCCGGGGAGAACGTCGTCGTCATGGGCGCCGGCGGGGTCGGCATGAACGCCGTCCAGGGCGCGGCCGCGGCCGGCGCCAAGCGGGTCATGGTGATCGAGCCGGTGGCGCGCAAGCGCGAGTGGGCCATGGACCTCGGCGCCACGCACGTCTTCGAGAACGCCGAGGAGGCCACCGAGAAGGTCAACGAGCTGACCTGGGGCCGGATGGCGGACAAGACGATCATCACCGTCGGGGACATCCAGGGCGAGGACATCCAGACCGCGCTGAGCCTGACCGGCAAGGGCGGCCGCGCCGTCGTCACCGGCATGGGCAACGCGGCCAACACCGACGTCAAGCTCAGCCTGTTCGAGCTCACGCTGCTGCAGAAGGACCTGCAGGGCGCCATCTTCGGCGGCCTGGCCCCGCGGGCGGCGATCCCCGAGCTGCTCGCGCTCTACCAGGAGGGTCAGCTCAAGCTCGACGACCTGGTGACCACCCGGTACTCGCTCGAGGACATCAACCAGGGCTACGAGGACATGCGCGACGGCAAGAACATCCGCGGGATGGTCGTCTACACCGACGCCGACCGCTGA
- a CDS encoding AMP-binding protein, with protein sequence MPGPATSAYRAARDQLLALRGDPVRAAAEFGWPTIEGPFNWAVDWFDEVARGVERPGLVISEDDGSTGRWSFAELSRRSDQVAAWLRERGVRRGDRVVLMLGNRVELWESMLAVMKLGAVIMPTTTALPPADLADRIGRTGARHVVADAAEAAKFDAVPGDYGRIAVGGEPAGWAPYADAAGAPDRPLGHPGTEPGDPLLLYFTSGTTSRPKLVEHTQVSYPVGHLSTMYWLGLQPGDVHLNISSPGWAKHAWSCFFAPWAAEATVYLANYRRFDPAVMLERIRSAGITTFCAPPTVWRMLIQADLSAGPGDLREVIAAGEPLNPEVIEQVRRRWGLVLRDGYGQTETTASVGNPPGAQVRPGSMGRPLPGVPVVLVDPITGQPGDDGEICLDLSQRPVGLMTGYQGDPERAADAMAGGYYHTGDVATRDADGYITYVGRTDDVFKASDYKISPFELESVLIEHPAVVEAAVVPVPDPVRAAVPKAYVTLAPGWEPGPETALAVLRHARERLAPYLRVRRVEFAELPKTISGKIRRVELRQREEHAAPQGTGTDYADTDFPELRG encoded by the coding sequence ATGCCCGGGCCTGCCACCTCCGCCTACCGCGCCGCCCGCGACCAGCTGCTCGCCCTGCGCGGCGACCCCGTGCGGGCGGCCGCGGAGTTCGGCTGGCCGACGATCGAGGGGCCGTTCAACTGGGCGGTCGACTGGTTCGACGAGGTCGCCCGCGGCGTCGAGCGGCCCGGGCTGGTGATCTCCGAGGACGACGGCAGCACGGGCCGGTGGTCCTTCGCCGAGCTGTCCCGCCGCTCCGACCAGGTGGCCGCGTGGTTGCGCGAGCGCGGGGTGCGGCGCGGCGACCGGGTCGTCCTCATGCTCGGCAACCGGGTCGAGCTGTGGGAGTCGATGCTCGCCGTCATGAAGCTCGGCGCGGTCATCATGCCGACGACGACCGCCCTCCCGCCCGCCGACCTCGCCGACCGCATCGGCCGCACCGGCGCCCGGCACGTCGTCGCCGACGCCGCCGAGGCCGCGAAGTTCGACGCCGTCCCCGGCGACTACGGCCGGATCGCCGTGGGTGGCGAGCCCGCCGGCTGGGCGCCCTACGCCGACGCGGCCGGCGCCCCGGACCGGCCGCTGGGCCACCCCGGCACCGAGCCCGGCGACCCGCTGCTCCTGTACTTCACCAGTGGGACCACCAGCCGGCCCAAGCTGGTCGAGCACACCCAGGTCAGCTACCCGGTCGGCCACCTGTCCACGATGTACTGGCTGGGCCTGCAGCCCGGCGACGTGCACCTCAACATCAGCTCGCCCGGCTGGGCCAAGCACGCGTGGAGCTGCTTCTTCGCCCCGTGGGCGGCCGAGGCGACCGTCTACCTCGCCAACTACCGGCGTTTCGACCCCGCGGTCATGCTCGAGCGGATCCGCAGCGCGGGGATCACCACCTTCTGCGCCCCGCCGACCGTCTGGCGGATGCTCATCCAGGCCGACCTGTCCGCCGGCCCGGGCGACCTGCGCGAGGTCATCGCCGCCGGTGAGCCGCTCAACCCCGAGGTCATCGAGCAGGTGCGCCGGCGCTGGGGACTGGTCCTGCGCGACGGCTACGGCCAGACCGAGACGACCGCCTCGGTGGGCAACCCGCCCGGGGCACAGGTGCGGCCGGGCTCCATGGGCCGCCCGCTGCCGGGCGTGCCGGTGGTGCTCGTCGACCCGATCACCGGGCAGCCGGGGGACGACGGCGAGATCTGCCTGGACCTCTCGCAGCGGCCCGTGGGCCTCATGACCGGCTACCAGGGCGACCCCGAGCGGGCGGCGGATGCCATGGCCGGCGGCTACTACCACACCGGGGACGTCGCGACCCGGGACGCCGACGGGTACATCACCTACGTCGGGCGCACCGACGACGTCTTCAAGGCCAGCGACTACAAGATCAGCCCGTTCGAGCTGGAGAGCGTGCTGATCGAGCACCCGGCGGTGGTCGAGGCCGCCGTCGTCCCGGTGCCCGACCCCGTGCGCGCGGCCGTCCCCAAGGCCTACGTCACCCTGGCGCCGGGCTGGGAGCCGGGCCCCGAGACGGCGCTGGCGGTGCTGCGGCACGCGCGCGAGCGGCTGGCGCCCTACCTGCGGGTGCGCCGGGTGGAGTTCGCGGAGCTGCCGAAGACCATCTCGGGCAAGATCCGCCGCGTCGAGCTGCGGCAGCGCGAGGAGCACGCGGCGCCGCAGGGCACCGGCACCGACTACGCCGACACCGACTTCCCCGAGCTGCGCGGCTGA
- a CDS encoding LuxR C-terminal-related transcriptional regulator codes for MPLPPAARPDDRDALRAAVREVRATSGMSVAFAGPVGSGSFRIAELLGGRTRYLRGLEVRAGAGLGGRVLSEGRAAGVEDYGRALDITHDYDGPVLAEGLRTVAAVPVLVDGRPRAVLYAASREGGSVGDRVRDALARAASRMAAELGVRDEVDRRLALMAAVPSGPPAAEDPARWEEVRAVHADLRLAASATDDAALRDRLLSACTRLAALGAAQDEPATVHLSGREVDVLTQVALGCSNRETAARLSLRPETVKSYLGSAMTKLDAHTRLEAVVRARRLGLLP; via the coding sequence GTGCCGCTGCCGCCCGCCGCGCGTCCCGACGACCGCGACGCCCTGCGCGCCGCCGTCCGCGAGGTCCGCGCCACCTCCGGGATGAGCGTCGCCTTCGCCGGGCCGGTCGGGTCGGGCAGCTTCCGGATCGCCGAGCTGCTGGGCGGGCGCACCCGGTACCTGCGGGGACTGGAGGTGCGCGCCGGCGCGGGTCTGGGCGGCCGGGTGCTCAGTGAGGGCCGGGCGGCCGGCGTGGAGGACTACGGCCGCGCGCTCGACATCACCCACGACTACGACGGGCCGGTGCTGGCCGAGGGCCTGCGCACCGTGGCCGCCGTCCCCGTGCTGGTCGACGGCCGGCCGCGGGCGGTGCTGTACGCCGCCAGCCGCGAGGGCGGCTCGGTCGGCGATCGGGTGCGCGACGCGCTGGCCCGGGCGGCCTCGCGCATGGCCGCGGAGCTCGGCGTCCGCGACGAGGTCGACCGCCGGCTGGCGCTGATGGCCGCCGTCCCGTCCGGCCCGCCGGCGGCGGAGGACCCCGCCCGGTGGGAGGAGGTGCGCGCGGTGCACGCCGACCTGCGGCTGGCCGCCTCCGCCACCGACGACGCCGCCCTGCGCGACCGGCTGCTGTCCGCCTGCACCCGCCTGGCCGCTCTCGGCGCGGCGCAGGACGAGCCGGCGACGGTGCACCTGTCGGGCCGCGAGGTCGACGTGCTCACCCAGGTGGCGCTGGGCTGCAGCAACCGGGAGACCGCCGCGCGGCTGTCGCTGCGGCCGGAGACCGTGAAGAGCTACCTGGGCTCGGCGATGACCAAGCTCGACGCGCACACCCGCCTGGAGGCCGTCGTCCGCGCCCGGCGGCTGGGCCTGCTGCCGTAG
- a CDS encoding AAA family ATPase produces the protein MGNPTAPHPVIGLQREREVLSVALRTNRHVVLEGPPGTGKSTLLRAIAADAGQEVVFVEGNAELTPARLIGQYDPAAVLAEGYVPASFTDGPLLTAMRGHGLLYLEELNRIPEETLNVLITVLTEGEITVPRLGHVRAAAGFRLIAAMNPFDAIGTARVGQAIADRMCRVVLGYQEADAERAIVAAVTGAPPSLIGLAVRLVRATRVHRDVRMGSSVRGATDLVLLLGGLLDVRGQSGLGADGARETARDAAYAALSGRIRVAEGVERTPEAVIDDILDDVWPETGPPPPDEQPPADPSSGGDQGKGEGPPESPAGTDSPSSLRRDRRSGGGRRQTSRREMAARHEAFEEVSPEVGELDEEAFAALMAEDADAAAALLTDLAAATDRELRAAARRLAGRVFVQVGRVGRTRTRGTRRLVPDHRGDGDLDLDRTLDRWDLGTPLEPGDLVTRRWTGHRRAVCLAVDTSGSMTGLGVAIAAIAAAGVVLTGDEKLRTSLLTFGRDVDVVQRSGHRRAVEDVVTHLLGLRGHGMTDLAAALRAARLELAAEVADERVVVLLSDCLHTTGDPPESALGGIDRLHVLCPLPTPEAEEAARSLAGRGGGTAQMVRTVRDLGPALTRLLG, from the coding sequence GTGGGGAACCCGACCGCGCCGCACCCGGTCATCGGGCTGCAGCGGGAGCGCGAGGTGCTCAGCGTCGCGCTGCGGACCAACCGGCACGTCGTCCTCGAGGGGCCCCCGGGCACGGGCAAGTCGACGCTGCTGCGCGCGATCGCCGCCGACGCCGGCCAGGAGGTCGTCTTCGTCGAGGGCAACGCCGAGCTCACGCCGGCCCGGCTGATCGGCCAGTACGACCCGGCCGCCGTCCTGGCCGAGGGCTACGTGCCCGCCAGCTTCACCGACGGGCCGCTGCTGACGGCGATGCGCGGGCACGGGCTGCTCTACCTCGAGGAGCTCAACCGGATCCCCGAGGAGACGCTCAACGTCCTCATCACGGTGCTCACCGAGGGCGAGATCACCGTCCCGCGGCTGGGCCACGTGCGGGCGGCGGCCGGGTTCCGCCTCATCGCGGCGATGAACCCCTTCGACGCCATCGGCACCGCCCGGGTCGGGCAGGCGATCGCCGACCGCATGTGCCGGGTGGTGCTCGGCTACCAGGAGGCCGACGCGGAGCGGGCCATCGTCGCCGCGGTCACCGGGGCGCCGCCGTCGCTGATCGGGCTCGCCGTCCGGCTGGTGCGCGCCACCCGGGTGCACCGCGACGTCCGCATGGGCTCCTCGGTGCGCGGCGCCACCGACCTGGTGCTGCTGCTGGGCGGCCTGCTCGACGTGCGCGGGCAGTCCGGTCTCGGGGCCGACGGCGCCCGGGAGACCGCCCGCGACGCCGCGTACGCCGCGCTGTCGGGCCGGATCCGCGTCGCCGAGGGCGTCGAGCGCACCCCCGAGGCGGTCATCGACGACATCCTCGACGACGTGTGGCCGGAGACGGGACCGCCACCGCCCGACGAGCAGCCCCCGGCCGATCCCTCGAGCGGTGGTGATCAGGGAAAAGGTGAGGGCCCGCCGGAGTCCCCGGCGGGCACCGACTCCCCGTCCTCCCTGCGGCGCGACCGGCGCTCCGGAGGCGGCCGGCGGCAGACCAGCCGCCGCGAGATGGCCGCCCGGCACGAGGCGTTCGAGGAGGTCAGCCCCGAGGTCGGCGAGCTCGACGAGGAGGCCTTCGCCGCGCTGATGGCCGAGGACGCCGACGCCGCGGCCGCCCTGCTCACCGACCTCGCCGCGGCCACCGACCGCGAGCTGCGCGCGGCGGCCCGGCGGCTGGCCGGGCGGGTGTTCGTCCAGGTCGGCCGGGTGGGCCGGACCCGCACCCGCGGCACCCGGCGGCTGGTGCCCGACCACCGCGGCGACGGCGACCTCGACCTCGACCGCACCCTCGACCGGTGGGACCTGGGCACCCCGCTCGAGCCCGGCGACCTGGTGACCCGCCGCTGGACCGGGCACCGGCGCGCCGTCTGCCTCGCCGTCGACACGTCGGGGTCGATGACCGGCCTCGGGGTGGCGATCGCGGCGATCGCGGCGGCCGGCGTCGTCCTCACCGGCGACGAGAAGCTGCGGACCAGCCTGCTCACCTTCGGCCGGGACGTCGACGTCGTGCAGCGCTCCGGCCACCGGCGGGCCGTCGAGGACGTCGTCACCCACCTGCTGGGGCTGCGCGGCCACGGGATGACCGACCTCGCCGCCGCCCTGCGCGCCGCCCGCCTCGAGCTGGCCGCCGAGGTCGCCGACGAGCGGGTCGTCGTCCTGCTGTCGGACTGCCTGCACACCACGGGCGACCCGCCGGAGTCCGCGCTCGGCGGCATCGACCGGCTGCACGTGCTCTGCCCGCTCCCGACGCCCGAGGCGGAGGAGGCCGCGCGGTCGCTGGCCGGACGCGGCGGCGGGACGGCGCAGATGGTGCGCACGGTGCGCGACCTCGGCCCCGCGCTCACCCGCCTGCTCGGTTGA
- a CDS encoding NDMA-dependent alcohol dehydrogenase, with protein MKTRAAVLRDTGQPFEITELELDEPKAGEVLIRYVAAGLCHSDEHLRHGDIVPQFPIVGGHEGAGVIEKVGPGVTRLQPGDHVVCSFLPVCGHCRWCSTGKSNLCDMGASILVGNLPDGTFRFHDADGNDYGGMCMLGTFSERAVISENSAVKVDPDLPLDKVVLIGCGVPTGWGSAVHAAATEPGDTIVIYGIGGIGINSVQGAALAGARNVVAVDPLPNKREAAEQLGATHSCETAEEAQELVQELTRGVGADKAIITVGVVDAKVVTDAVNTIRKGGTAVITGLADPTKNNIELSSSLLTLFEKTVKGSLFGSGDPFHDIPKMIELYRSGDLKLDELITQTYTLDQVNQGYEDLVNGKNIRGVIVYDTPPLEGAPA; from the coding sequence ATGAAGACCAGGGCAGCCGTACTGCGCGACACCGGGCAGCCGTTCGAGATCACCGAGCTCGAGCTCGACGAGCCCAAGGCCGGCGAGGTGCTCATCCGCTACGTCGCGGCGGGGCTGTGCCACTCCGACGAGCACCTGCGGCACGGCGACATCGTCCCGCAGTTCCCCATCGTCGGCGGGCACGAGGGCGCCGGGGTCATCGAGAAGGTGGGCCCGGGCGTCACCCGGCTGCAGCCCGGCGACCACGTCGTCTGCTCGTTCCTGCCGGTGTGCGGCCACTGTCGCTGGTGCTCCACCGGCAAGTCGAACCTCTGCGACATGGGCGCGTCGATCCTCGTCGGGAACCTCCCGGACGGGACCTTCCGCTTCCACGACGCCGACGGCAACGACTACGGCGGCATGTGCATGCTCGGCACCTTCTCCGAGCGCGCCGTCATCAGCGAGAACTCCGCGGTGAAGGTCGACCCCGACCTGCCGCTGGACAAGGTCGTGCTCATCGGCTGCGGCGTCCCGACGGGCTGGGGCTCGGCCGTGCACGCGGCGGCCACCGAGCCCGGCGACACGATCGTCATCTACGGCATCGGCGGGATCGGCATCAACAGCGTGCAGGGCGCGGCGCTGGCCGGAGCGCGCAACGTCGTGGCCGTCGACCCGCTGCCCAACAAGCGGGAGGCCGCCGAGCAGTTGGGTGCCACGCACAGCTGCGAGACCGCCGAGGAGGCCCAGGAGCTGGTCCAGGAGCTGACCCGCGGGGTCGGCGCGGACAAGGCGATCATCACCGTCGGCGTCGTCGACGCGAAGGTGGTCACCGACGCGGTGAACACCATCCGCAAGGGCGGCACGGCGGTCATCACCGGCCTGGCCGACCCGACCAAGAACAACATCGAGCTCAGCAGCTCGCTGCTGACGCTGTTCGAGAAGACGGTGAAGGGCAGCCTGTTCGGTTCCGGCGACCCGTTCCACGACATCCCGAAGATGATCGAGCTGTACCGGTCCGGGGACCTCAAGCTGGACGAGCTGATCACCCAGACCTACACCCTCGACCAGGTCAACCAGGGGTACGAGGACCTGGTCAACGGCAAGAACATCCGCGGCGTCATCGTCTACGACACCCCTCCGCTGGAGGGCGCCCCGGCCTGA
- a CDS encoding MOSC domain-containing protein has protein sequence MSERPHSYRVEVVGLLVSPVHRYDGRPGGGVPPQDGDRVTRAGVRAGHGIVGDRYAGRPAHRDAAVTVLAAESVEALAAELGSGALDPLLTRRNVVLRGAEVEALRGEVFALDCGEGPVVLRGGRPANPCAWLDTVLAPGAHRGMRGRGGVRCAPLSDGVLRLGPAVLTSAAPLDPARAGEAVRPAPRRR, from the coding sequence GTGAGCGAGCGACCCCACTCGTACCGGGTCGAGGTCGTGGGGCTGCTCGTCTCGCCGGTGCACCGCTACGACGGGCGGCCGGGTGGAGGAGTCCCGCCCCAGGACGGCGACCGGGTGACGCGGGCCGGGGTCCGCGCGGGCCACGGCATCGTGGGTGACCGCTACGCCGGCCGGCCCGCCCACCGCGACGCCGCGGTCACCGTGCTGGCCGCCGAGTCGGTCGAGGCGCTGGCCGCCGAGCTCGGCAGCGGCGCGCTCGACCCGCTGCTCACCCGGCGCAACGTCGTCCTGCGCGGCGCCGAGGTAGAGGCCCTGCGCGGCGAGGTGTTCGCCCTGGACTGCGGCGAGGGCCCCGTCGTGCTGCGGGGCGGCCGCCCGGCCAACCCGTGCGCCTGGCTGGACACCGTGCTGGCCCCTGGCGCGCACCGGGGGATGCGCGGGCGCGGCGGCGTCCGGTGCGCGCCGCTGTCCGACGGCGTGCTGCGGCTGGGACCGGCCGTGCTCACCAGCGCCGCCCCGCTCGACCCGGCCCGGGCGGGGGAGGCCGTCCGGCCGGCCCCGCGCCGCCGCTGA
- a CDS encoding XdhC family protein, with translation MRDVLDDLVGWWQAGETVGMGTVVATWRSAPRPAGASMLVGPDGTAVGSVSGGCVEGAVYEEAKDVVETGVPTLERYGVSDDDAFAVGLTCGGILDVFVEPVSRESFPELGEIAESVGRHEPVAVVTCVRGPEDRIGRRLVLWPDRRSGTLGLQRLDDAVADDARGMLAAGRTATLTYGHDGERRGDELTLFVSSFAPPARMVVFGAIDFAAAVARVGAFLGYRVTVCDARPVFATARRFPDAHEVVVEWPHRYLQAEVDAGRIDERTVLCVLTHDPKFDVPLLEVALRLPVAYVGAMGSRRTHEERLDRLREAGLSPDELARLSSPIGLDLGARTPEETAVSIAAEIIAGRWGGSGERLTAIGGPIHRTAER, from the coding sequence GTGCGTGATGTCTTGGACGACCTGGTCGGCTGGTGGCAGGCCGGCGAGACGGTCGGGATGGGGACGGTGGTGGCCACCTGGCGCTCGGCGCCGCGGCCGGCGGGGGCGTCGATGCTGGTCGGCCCCGACGGGACGGCGGTGGGCAGCGTCTCCGGCGGCTGCGTCGAGGGGGCGGTGTACGAGGAGGCCAAGGACGTCGTCGAGACCGGCGTCCCCACCCTCGAGCGGTACGGCGTCAGCGACGACGACGCCTTCGCCGTCGGCCTGACCTGCGGCGGGATCCTCGACGTGTTCGTCGAGCCGGTGTCGCGGGAGTCGTTCCCCGAGCTGGGCGAGATCGCCGAGTCGGTGGGCCGGCACGAGCCGGTCGCCGTCGTCACCTGCGTGCGCGGGCCGGAGGACCGGATCGGCAGGCGGCTGGTGCTCTGGCCCGACCGGCGCTCCGGCACCCTCGGCCTGCAGCGCCTGGACGACGCCGTCGCCGACGACGCCCGCGGCATGCTCGCCGCCGGCCGGACGGCGACGCTGACCTACGGCCACGACGGCGAGCGGCGCGGCGACGAGCTCACCCTGTTCGTCTCCTCCTTCGCCCCGCCCGCGCGGATGGTCGTCTTCGGCGCCATCGACTTCGCGGCCGCCGTCGCCCGGGTCGGGGCGTTCCTCGGCTACCGGGTGACCGTGTGCGACGCCCGGCCGGTGTTCGCCACCGCGCGCCGCTTCCCCGACGCGCACGAGGTCGTCGTCGAGTGGCCGCACCGCTACCTGCAGGCCGAGGTCGACGCCGGGCGCATCGACGAGCGCACCGTGCTGTGCGTGCTCACCCACGACCCGAAGTTCGACGTCCCGCTGCTGGAGGTCGCGCTGCGGCTGCCGGTGGCCTACGTCGGGGCGATGGGCTCGCGGCGCACGCACGAGGAGCGGCTGGACCGGCTGCGCGAGGCGGGGCTGTCCCCCGACGAGCTCGCCCGCCTGTCCTCGCCGATCGGGCTGGACCTCGGTGCCCGCACCCCCGAGGAGACCGCCGTCTCGATCGCCGCGGAGATCATCGCCGGGCGCTGGGGCGGCAGCGGTGAGCGGCTGACCGCGATCGGGGGCCCGATCCACCGCACCGCCGAGCGGTGA
- a CDS encoding vWA domain-containing protein translates to MLGFARTLRAAGVAASPDRVEAMLSAAGALDVLDASAVYWAGRLTLCAGPDDLDRYDAAFAAYFGGEAPRRTTPVAQKPPTLATSAPLDAGAGTGEDGEDAPDLAAQASGDEVLRHRDVADLTPAEREHLRRLFALVVPASPMRLSRRRRPSPHGAVHAGRTVRRSLRDGGEVTRLLHRRARPRPRRVVLLVDVSGSMAPYADALLRFAHAAVRARPASTEVFTVGTRLTRVTREMRLRDPDRALAASGQAIPDWSGGTRLGEVLKAFLDRWGQRGTARGAVVVVCSDGWERGSPDLLREQMARLRRLAHAVVWVNPHKGRAGYEPLTGGMQAALPSVDAFVAGHSLAAFEELSAVISGA, encoded by the coding sequence GTGCTGGGGTTCGCCCGCACGCTGCGCGCCGCCGGGGTCGCCGCCTCGCCGGACCGGGTGGAGGCGATGCTCTCGGCGGCCGGGGCCCTCGACGTCCTCGACGCGAGCGCCGTCTACTGGGCCGGGCGCCTGACGCTGTGCGCCGGTCCCGACGACCTCGACCGCTACGACGCCGCCTTCGCCGCGTACTTCGGCGGCGAGGCGCCCCGCCGGACCACCCCGGTGGCGCAGAAGCCGCCGACCCTGGCGACCTCCGCGCCGCTGGACGCCGGCGCCGGCACCGGCGAGGACGGCGAGGACGCCCCCGACCTGGCCGCGCAGGCCAGCGGCGATGAGGTGCTGCGCCACCGCGACGTCGCCGACCTCACCCCCGCCGAGCGCGAGCACCTGCGCCGGCTGTTCGCGCTGGTGGTCCCGGCGTCGCCGATGCGCCTGTCCCGGCGCCGGCGCCCCAGCCCGCACGGCGCCGTGCACGCCGGCCGCACCGTGCGGCGCTCGCTGCGCGACGGCGGCGAGGTCACCCGCCTGCTGCACCGGCGGGCCCGGCCCCGGCCGCGGCGGGTGGTGCTGCTGGTCGACGTCTCCGGGTCGATGGCCCCCTACGCCGACGCGCTGCTGCGCTTCGCCCACGCGGCGGTGCGGGCCCGGCCGGCGTCGACCGAGGTGTTCACCGTGGGCACCCGGCTCACCCGTGTCACCCGCGAGATGCGGCTGCGCGACCCCGACCGGGCGCTGGCCGCCAGCGGCCAGGCCATCCCCGACTGGTCCGGCGGCACCCGCCTCGGTGAGGTGCTCAAGGCCTTCCTCGACCGCTGGGGCCAGCGCGGCACCGCCCGCGGCGCCGTCGTCGTCGTGTGCAGCGACGGCTGGGAGCGGGGCAGCCCCGACCTGCTGCGCGAGCAGATGGCGCGGCTGCGCCGGCTCGCGCACGCCGTCGTCTGGGTCAACCCGCACAAGGGCCGGGCCGGTTACGAGCCGCTGACCGGCGGGATGCAGGCCGCGCTGCCCTCGGTGGACGCGTTCGTCGCCGGGCACAGCCTGGCGGCCTTCGAGGAGCTGTCGGCGGTGATCTCCGGTGCATGA
- a CDS encoding AAA family ATPase, giving the protein MTETTASPSATDAFPGGPEDLAAALRATGYLPDEGLATAAYLALVMRRPLFLEGEAGVGKTALAQALARVTGRPIYRLQCYEGLEASQALYDWDFGRQLLHLRAAEAAHATADTASLEASLYDRRFLLARPLLQALEDSPSVLLVDEVDRADDEFEAFLLEVLSDFTISIPELGTVRAEVPPLVVLTSNRTREVHDALKRRCLYHWLQHPDFDREVAILRTRLPEVTERLAREVARAAAKLRTLDLLKPPGVAEAMDWATALHTLGARDLDPDLAARTLGAVLKYREDTDRVHALARGALFGGG; this is encoded by the coding sequence GTGACCGAGACCACCGCGTCGCCCTCCGCGACCGACGCGTTCCCCGGAGGGCCCGAGGACCTGGCCGCCGCGCTGCGGGCGACCGGCTACCTCCCCGACGAGGGCCTGGCCACCGCGGCCTACCTGGCGCTGGTGATGCGCCGCCCGCTTTTCCTCGAGGGCGAGGCCGGTGTCGGCAAGACGGCGCTGGCCCAGGCGCTGGCCCGGGTCACCGGCCGCCCGATCTACCGGCTGCAGTGCTACGAGGGCCTGGAGGCCAGCCAGGCGCTGTACGACTGGGACTTCGGCCGCCAGCTGCTGCACCTGCGCGCCGCCGAGGCCGCGCACGCCACCGCGGACACCGCGAGCCTCGAGGCCTCGCTCTACGACCGCCGCTTCCTGCTCGCCCGGCCGCTGCTGCAGGCGCTGGAGGACTCCCCGAGCGTGCTGCTGGTCGACGAGGTCGACCGCGCCGACGACGAGTTCGAGGCGTTCCTGCTCGAGGTGCTCTCCGACTTCACCATCTCCATCCCCGAGCTCGGCACCGTCCGCGCGGAGGTCCCGCCGCTGGTGGTGCTGACCTCCAACCGCACGCGCGAGGTGCACGACGCGCTCAAGCGCCGCTGCCTCTACCACTGGCTGCAGCACCCCGACTTCGACCGCGAGGTCGCCATCCTGCGCACCCGGCTGCCCGAGGTGACCGAGCGGCTGGCGCGCGAGGTCGCCCGGGCGGCGGCGAAGCTGCGCACCCTCGACCTGCTCAAGCCCCCGGGTGTGGCCGAGGCGATGGACTGGGCCACCGCGCTGCACACCCTCGGCGCGCGCGACCTCGACCCCGACCTCGCCGCCCGCACGCTCGGCGCCGTGCTCAAGTACCGCGAGGACACCGACCGGGTGCACGCCCTGGCACGGGGAGCGCTGTTCGGTGGCGGCTGA